The sequence below is a genomic window from Corythoichthys intestinalis isolate RoL2023-P3 chromosome 17, ASM3026506v1, whole genome shotgun sequence.
CGTGTGAGATGTGAACTGTATGTCTTCGCTAAACCAAATCcaacaaaataattcaaaaaataaaaatacgctagattcactattttctgttgcataTCCAGATTTTTGTTGAATCACCTCGTGACAAGTAGATTTGCCTGCTTTTGACACAAATTTCTAGATTTTTCTCAGAAATTGCTATGAATCGGCTCTTGAAAAATTTGTCTAAAAAGGTACTTCGACAGTGATtcctattaaaaatattttttacctgtattaatataCACTATTAAATAGTAACAAATTAGAACATTTTCAAAGAACTACAGTAAATCTCCCATCACGCTTATCAGTGAAACAAGATGCCACTAAAATGTCTTCCaggctttttaaaaatttatttttaatatgaaaATACTGAGTTGGAAAGGGAAACATTACCTTCAGCAggatattgtattttttaaaattgaaatagGGGAGTTTTAAGGTGTGATTGGGCTAGTACTGTCCTTCCAATCTGGCAATCCTGGATGACTATGGCATATTTGTGCCACAATTTTTAGTAAGCAATGATAGATTTTgagcacaaaaaatattttgaggaaTCAATGGGTAGATTTTCTAAAAATCAGAATTGAGCTGGTAAAACTTGCATGCAGTTATGGCgcacagtgattttttttgctcaatattttctgtgctcaaaatctatGATTGCTTGCTCCCATCTTTAATGCTCGCTCGAAATatttttctgtgctcaaaatctatCACTGCTTGCTCAGAATAGTGATAAAAACATAACACCATGTATAACTAGTACTGTACTTTATGATGAATAAGAATAATGAGACAAAAACTGCAATGTTAAtggattagctgccattgatggcgatagacatccaatccatttgaagtgggagggtggcagcaaaagaGCGTACATTCATtctctgccaccctcccacttcaaatggataggacgtctattagtgataaactaattggtCGTAGGGTGCATCCCGGCCAGAGGGAGAAcaattttttaacatgtagtagcactgtttttgtttgttttggaacCAATAAAAACACATGGAATAACAATCTGCTTTTATAATTCACTTTCCATTCCACACTTTCACAGGTTTCTTTTTACGAcctttcctgttgtttttgaatTTCTTCTGAGAGCCGCCACCACCCTGGACctagaagacaaaaaaaatgttaaaattgaagcataatgtttaagtagactttgATGAACCTTTTTAAGTTACTTTAAATATCaccaatatatatgtatttgagattttttgcaatttttttataTTGGGGAAAAACAACAGTTTTTGGGTATCAATACAATAATAATTGATTGAAaagcaataaattgttattcttaaataaaacacaaactatatgaacatttataaatattaaaacacACAATACataatgagtcattttaaagctagtaaGGTgaagaatatgaaataggtaaGAAACCCAGTGTCATTTTAGTTGTGTACCTATTAAAACCCATTAAAAGTgttaatttgatccaaaatgactgtcatcttgtcctgaAAAGTGTGCATGCAACAAACTTGAATCCAAATGATCATTCATTACATCatattatcattgacaatcagatttttcataatgggtgtcattttaaatgtattcttagtgtagaatctgaagtgcaTATGCAATTGCCTCCAGAAAtctgaacatgacatgctttgatTTTGATATgtccaccggaagtacgtttgctaagccactaaccgtaagctttacacttagtaaaaaacaaaaacaaagtgcaCTTCGCTTTCGTCATGCATGTGGTATCAGTAacagattttttccccttttgttcGCATCGGTTGTAAATTCTTTAATCCAgcaagttttcatgtttgaagtgtcaccacaATTCTGCGttatggagaagactgccaatgttttatagcaggtaaagtggttagtacattgcCTTTTTTCCATTTGCCTCAatttagcaatgctaacgttttacaatgtttaatatagaagtgtttccttattttgtatgtctgaactttaatcctGCAGCGTGTCCatggccaataaacatctgtgaaagctattggagtctcatatgcaatcaacatgCACGTGTGCCGAGTGCATGCAGCGAACGCGcgcggcgataaatcgcagccgggaaaattaccgccctcatttttatttaccgtgcgatagttTGAATTATTGCATATAGTGACAGGCTGAGTCATTGGTATCGGTGAGTAAATAATGTGACAAGGTTAAAAATAACGTGTCAATGCTTCACAATATACTTTTCGAGATCTAGTTACAAACTGCTGATCACCCCACCCAAGATGGTTGTCAGTGACGCGCATATGTTCTTCTTCTGGCTAAGATGCACTCACCCGCCAATtaatttatcactagtaaacgtccagtccatttgaagtgggaaggtggcagcgaatgaacgttcattggatgtctagtgatctcaatggcaaccagtgagttaaaaatttaaatgtatTCTTCCTCTTGCAAAGATACAGCTTCACACCAAGTAGTTTACCACTAgtggacatcaaatccattggaagtccaattggattggacatctagtgccgtcaatggcagacaatgagttaagcagtgtctTACCATGCAAAGCTAGCAATGATTTTACAGTCAAGTGACTatgcagtatttttttctaaaaagaGGGTATAAGTATGTCAGTACAGTATCAACATCACACAACCGGGTGTCAAaatctagcctggtacaccagactcaccgctgttccagctattgagtctggccaccattcccgaggatacaatttccagggcggagcaagccacagcaaacagacagcggagtggaccaatcagcgacgggcagggcAGATGTCACGTTattaaagcgacgagggcaggaccagggacttgcgcgcggaagtaaacgtacgaggagagcggagtttattcaacatggctagcgcgggacagacttgtcaatgactcgtgtcgatgtgtttttggtaatttaaaactgattttaccttggattggaacatattctcggctctcctgttcagctttgttgtggagacgacttccgacgcgcaagagtgacgttgctcgttaaaaacacgtcacgcaaataaacgaatctgatttgtcgattgattttgtacctgctcgaaaaggctgttaatgggatggttcccagactatttctctcagtgtttgaaaaatactggGAGaaaagtctggcagagccaggcaagtcAAAATCAgtatcccccaaaaaatggtataggTGCAATACTTAGAAAAATGCAGACCTTTTTACGTTTCTGCACTGCTTGCATGTCCACTTCCATCTCATTGTCCTCATCTGTTTGGAAGTCATCCTCATCCTGACACACGTCCATGTCCGGGTTTTTAAAGGTGAACATAGATGCTGTGACAGAAAACAGtattaataaatgaaaatatataaattaaatagtCGTGGTGTACGGGGGCTGACGGGGGTAGAGGTCGCTCATGCTGTCCTCCGAGTCGCTGCGGCCTTCGTCGTCGCTGGAGGACGGCTCCCATGTGCCATTGCCCTGTTTGGACTTCCTTCCcttttggacttctgtgctcgtgtcCTTCGGCCTTTTATTCTGTAGTCGGATTGGGATGAATTCAATGCCCTGCTTCACGCATTCGTCATCTGGGGCAGCAAAAATATCAAGTCAGTGGCTGAAAATAAATCgaattttaataaaaacaaaatacaggaATAGATGGGAGCAAATCACATTTAGCGAGGGCCTTCTTGAAGCGTTTCCCATTGACATGTTTTaatacatggtgaggctgtttgTTGAGGTGTCTGAGGGTCAGTTTACAGAAGAGCTGTTTGCTGCAAGAGAAAACATGAGCAATTCTGTCATTTCCATGGTAATAAATTTGATAAGTATTTGATTGTAAGTGCGTGAGTGAGTTCTCACGGTTGTTTTGAGCTCGGCACAATATGTGGTTCATACTGGGTGTAGTTGAACTCTGCTTGGCAGCACAGCTTCTCATACTTTTTCCCTTTGGTGAAGTTCTGCAGCGTCTCGAGGGAGCACGGAAACTCGTGGCCGTTCAATGTGCACTTTATCTGGCcggtcattttaatttcatacaGTCAATAATCACAATACGATCCAAATGGGTTGCATGCGACTACACTAGCAACGCGGCAGCTGATCGCTAGCATCACACGATTTGTTTCCGTTACGTGTTTCCTCACCTTTTTGCTGTCAGTCAGTTGGAAAAAAGGTTGGCCGAGTAGGAAAGCCTTCACGTCCGCGGGTAAGTCATCCATGACTATTGAATTGAAAGATATTTTGATTTCGGAGAGGATGATCGCAGGAAAGCGCTCTCTACACGTGCTGGGCTACATTACATGATcttacgtcatcaaagagcgacATTGAGATCACAACATATTGAAatgattggatttttttttgttgttgtactcAATCAATATTGTATCCGTTTAACACAATTTAAAATGAGGAAACGATTCTTTATTAATGCGCTATGTTAAAGAAATAAATTATTGTCAAACCATTTCCGCCATTTCAGTCAGGTGACCGATTTTACTAAAGAGTGACAGTGAGCGATATTCCACTTTGTTCTCATTTCCATACAAAAATTACCGTATCAACTTGTTTGAGATAATGCATTTCCAATATGATAACACAATAGCCACACAAACAATACAAATTTGgaccacaaaaataaaaaataaaaatacattcattaGTTTTATGTGGGGTGTGAGTGCTCTTCTTCCCGCACAATCTTTGGGAGTTGAGCTTCACATAAACCCTCTCGTTACATAAACAGTGCAGTTCTGTATTTCAAGTCAGATTTTCTGCTACGCGTAGATAAAAGTCACTTGTAGTTTTGTTGATTTCAAATATACGCCCGTGTACAAGTTAGCGAATGGTCGTACGGTACCTACTTTGTACAACGCACTTAAAATCACGGTGTTTTATCCAACCTTATCTGTAATATTACATTAATAATCTGCAATGTCTGGACCAAATGGAGATCCTGACATCTCCACTGATGATGGTTTCATCGAAGAAGGTGACGAATTTAGCGACGAGGGTAAAAACACTTTACATACTTATGTTTTGTCACGTGATTGCTACATTCATGGGTAGAGGGTGTTTCATTAGGTACTGCAGTCTGACGTTCCAATTCATCCCACAGAGTTTTCAACAATCAACTCTATGCTGGACCAAATCAACTCATACCTAGACGGCCTGGAGGAGAGAAACGACGCCCTCAACAGTAAAATGCACGAACTCTTGGAGTCCAATCGGCAGGCCCGGCTGGAGTTCAGAGCCCAGCTGGACGAGCAGCAGCCAGAAGACGATCCTTCCGCTTCACCGGGCGTTGAAGACCACCATGAAGACCAAAGAGAGGCTTGCAACTAAAAATATGAACTGAATTGAATTTGCTCTGTAAACTCCCTAATCTACAGtatgtcaactgtgtgattcGTGATTCCTACTGCTAACATAGAACAGATGTTTTCCCTGCATTAACTgtcatgtatgtatatatcaaaatattattttcttttaatgatACCTGGAAAGTAAAGAAGGAGTTCACATGACTGGGGAATTGTTAGgacattttaatataaattaaaagaatctgaaagagaggagagagaaaaaaaaaaacttccagcaTTTGAGACATGAGCAATACAATGTGGCCCTAAATAACTACAAATGAGGATGGAATATTTCTGGAACCGTTCATAACAAGGAAGTGATAACAAGGAAGTGATGCATTTGTGGAAAAATAAACTCTTTCTGGCTTTAAAAAGAACTGTTAAGCATTTTTATCGATCAAATACAGACACATCACCCATTAAAATGGCACAAACAAATGGTCTGACATAAACTATAAAATATGAGCGGTCTTGTGAACAGCATCTCAGTGTTTTTGaataatggattggacattgatTTCTGTCACTGGcattcaagtaaaaaaaaaaaaaaatgtcctggaCAAGATGCACCCTCTCACTAatgaatttatcactagtagacatccaatccatttgaacagggagggtggaatgttcattcattcgctgccaaccctcccagttcgaatggattggacgtctattgctgctgACAATGAGATATTTGGGAGGGGGTTTATGTCATCTGTCCTTTGTCTTTTTATGACCCTACAAAACGTGCCTGGTTTTGGCTAGGGTCGATTTTTCATGGTCTCTTCTTCATTCGTGTTGTCAGTACAGACTGGCAGATGTGCAATATCAAAAGGTAGTTGGTTTTTAGTCCCTTGTGTACCGCTGAGCTTTGACGTTGATTctgtggtgctggagaggaAATCTCTTTCCAGAGAGTCTGTGATGGCTCCTGTTAAAGAGCTGCCGTCGATGTCAGTGTTGTTGCGTTGTTCGCTGACTGATTCTTTATGTCTCTGAGTACAGAAAGCAGAAAACTATGTTAAaaccttttttaaaatgagaagaCAAAATACTTATATTATGTCCCATTTTCTTTCTACCTTCACTGAATTAACCCTTCAAGAAATAAGTGGGTTGATAATGACCCAGTAacgttttcttgaaatatctttgtAATAAAAAATTGTGATTTCGTATTCCATGAATTCCTCAAAATcacgtttttgttatcattccaTTTATATTTCTTAACTTGTCAGTTATACATTTTAAGAAATTCGGGTAGTAATACTAAATCTACAAATTGTCGGAAATGGGTCAAAAATGCCTTTTCATGCCTtctctatggaatccaatgtgAAACTGATTTTTATCAACTGTGgctctcaaaaataaataatgtgtcTGGGGACCACACAGATAATATCAGAAgtgtctttaatttttttgtaggcCTTGATCTCATCTTTACATCAGGTGTGTCTTAA
It includes:
- the surf2 gene encoding surfeit locus protein 2, which gives rise to MDDLPADVKAFLLGQPFFQLTDSKKIKCTLNGHEFPCSLETLQNFTKGKKYEKLCCQAEFNYTQYEPHIVPSSKQPKQLFCKLTLRHLNKQPHHVLKHVNGKRFKKALAKYDECVKQGIEFIPIRLQNKRPKDTSTEVQKGRKSKQGNGTWEPSSSDDEGRSDSEDSMSDLYPPSMFTFKNPDMDVCQDEDDFQTDEDNEMEVDMQAVQKRKKVQGGGGSQKKFKNNRKGRKKKPVKVWNGK
- the bbln gene encoding UPF0184 protein C9orf16 homolog, which codes for MSGPNGDPDISTDDGFIEEGDEFSDEEFSTINSMLDQINSYLDGLEERNDALNSKMHELLESNRQARLEFRAQLDEQQPEDDPSASPGVEDHHEDQREACN